In Vicugna pacos chromosome 27, VicPac4, whole genome shotgun sequence, one DNA window encodes the following:
- the STARD5 gene encoding stAR-related lipid transfer protein 5: MDPALAAQISEAVAEKMLQYRRDKSGWKICREGNGVSVSWRPSVEFPGNLYRGEGIVNGTPEQVWDCVKPLAGTLRDKWDENVAGFEIIESITDTLCICRTTTPSAAMKLISPRDFVDLALAKKYEDGTISSNATHVEYSSCPPRPGYVRGFNHPCGCFCEPLPGEPHKTSVVAFFQTDLSGYLPQGVVDSFFPRSMAGFYANLQKAVKKFYG, translated from the exons ATGGACCCGGCGCTGGCCGCACAGATAAGCGAGGCGGTGGCGGAGAAGATGCTTCAGTACCGGCGAGACAAGTCAGGCTGGAAGATTTGCCGGGAAGGC AACGGAGTTTCAGTTTCCTGGAGGCCGTCTGTGGAGTTTCCAGGGAACCT GTACCGGGGAGAAGGCATCGTGAATGGGACACCAGAGCAGGTGTGGGACTGCGTGAAGCCATTGGCTGGGACCCTCCGAGATAAATGGGATGAGAATGTGGCCGGTTTTGAAATTATCGAAAGCATCACTGAT ACACTGTGCATCTGCCGAACGACCACCCCCTCGGCCGCCATGAAGCTCATTTCTCCCAGAGACTTCGTGGACCTGGCGCTGGCCAAGAAGTATGAGGATGGGACCATCAGTTCCAATG CCACCCATGTGGAGTATTCATCCTGTCCCCCGAGGCCGGGTTATGTGAGAGGATTTAACCATCCTTGTGGCTGCTTCTGCGAGCCTCTGCCAGG GGAGCCCCACAAGACCAGTGTGGTCGCGTTCTTCCAGACCGACCTCAGCGGCTACCTCCCGCAGGGCGTGGTGGACTCCTTCTTCCCCCGCAGCATGGCCGGCTTCTACGCCAACCTTCAGAAGGCAGTGAAGAAATTCTACGGCTGA